The following DNA comes from Bradyrhizobium sp. SK17.
TGGTCTGTCGCGCCAGCAATGTCGACATCACCTCGCGCTCCTGCGAGCTGACATTCGGCGGGCGCAGCCACACCGTGAAGGGGCGCGAAGCCAATGCTATCTTTGCCACCATCGCGCTCGCCGGCGTCCCCGGCGACGGCGCCGCCGGCACGATCTACGAGGCGCTGTCGAAACTGTCCTGCACGCTCGATCCTGCCGTCATCGAGGACAAGGCCGGCGGCGGAGCCAACTGCAACTTCGAGCCGGGCAATTAGCCTGTCGTCTCAATCTCCGGCACGACGACGCCCAACCGGACCGCCACGCGGCGCGCGGTCGCTTCGCGCTGCGCCGTGATCGTGCGCGTCGCCTGCCGTGTTTGTTGCAGGATCTCAGGCGGCGCGGTCTCCGGCGTGCCACTGTCGAACGGCGGCTCCGGCGCATAGGCCATGTAGAGCTGGATCGCCCGTGCCGCGTCGTCGCCGCGCAGTTCGGCGGCGAGCCGCAGCGCCCCGTCGATCCCCGCGGTGACGCCGGCGGCAAAGACGTAGCTTTCGTCGACGACCACGCGCTCATTCACGGGGGTAGCGCCGAAATACGGCAGCAGATGGAACGACGCCCAATGCGTCGTCGCCCGGCGTCCCTTCAACAGGCCGGCCGCGCCACACAGCAACGCGCCGGTGCAGACCGAGAAGATGCTGCAAGCCCCCGCCGCCTGCTGACGGATCCAGCCGAGCACTTCGGCGTCCTCCATCAAGGCTTCCTGGCCGAATCCGCCCGGCACATGCAGCACATCGAGCGGCGGCGCCTCGGCCAGCGTGGCATCCGGCGTCAGCCGCAAGCCCTTGAGGTCGCGCACCGGCTCCATGGTCTTGGCATAGATGCGGTAGGTCGAATTCGGAATCCGCGACAGCACTTCGAAAGGACCGGTCAAGTCGATCTGATCGACGTCTTCGAACAGCAGCGAACCGATCCGCAACTGGACATCATGGGCAATCATCTGGCTCTCCTTGCACTATGGACAAAGCAAACCTAGCGCGGCACGTTTCGGCGATGACGCCAAAGCCCCCACATTCTCCGCCAAACGACAAGCGCGCGATCGAAGTGCTGGCCTATCCGGCGGTGCAGCTGCTCGACGTCACCGGGCCATTGCAGGTGTTCGCTTCCGCCAACGCGCTGACGGCCAAGGCTGGCAACGCCGAGCCCTATGACGTCCGCGTCGTCGCCAAGGACGGCCCGACGGTCGAGGCATCTGCCGGCGTTGGAATAGCGGTGCATCCGTTGCCCGCGATCGGTACCGCGGTCGACACGCTGGTGATTCCCGGCGGCGACGGCGTCAACGCCGCAGCGTCCGATCGCATCCTGGTGGATTGGGTGCGCAAGCGCAGCGGCGATGCCCGCCGCACCGCATCGGTGTGCACCGGCGCGTTCCTGCTCGCCGCGTCAGGCGCGCTCGACGGCCGTCGCGCCGTGACGCATTGGGGATTCTGGGAAGAGCTTGCTGCACGCTATCCCGAGGTCCGTGTCGAGTCCGATCCGATCTTCGTGCGCGACGGAACGTTCTGGACATCGGCCGGCGTCACGTCGGGCATCGATCTCGCTTTGGCGCTGGTGGAGGACGATCTCGGCCGCGCGACAGCGCTTGCCGTCGCCCGCTATCTCGTGGTGTTTCTCAAGCGTCCGGGCGGCCAGTCGCAATTCAGCGAGGTGCTTTCGCTGCAGACCGCCGATGACAGGTTCAGCGCGCTGCATGACTGGATCAGCAACCACCTCGCCGACGACCTCTCGCTGCCGACGCTGGCGAAACAGGCCGGTATGAGCGAGCGCAGCTTCAGCCGGCATTATGCGGATGCGACCGGGTTGACACCGGCACGCGCGATCGAGCGGCTGCGGGTCGAAGGTGCAAGGCATCTGCTGTCGGAGACCAGGCTGCCGATCAAGCGCATCGCGCAACGCTGCGGCTTCGGCTCCGAGGAGACCATGCGCCGCAGCTTCCTGCGATTGCTGGCGACCACTCCGCAGGACTACCGCGCCAGATTTGCCGGCTAGGTTGTGAGCCCATAAGGCGGAAATGACGCGATGCTAGAATGCGGTCCTCCTGCATTGTAGCTTTGCCAATGAAGCAGCGGCGCGAATCGGTTCTGCTGTGCAAGGAAACGGCGAATGTCGCATCAGGATGGTGTCAGGATCGTTAATAGGCGGACGCCAGAATCCGCAGCGATGGTAGCGGAGACCAAGCGGGCAATGGCGATAACGGCGAAGATCAATCGCTTGACGTTCGACGATGCGGACGAAGTCCGGGCCTTGTTCAGTGAGCTCATCGGCAAGCAAGTCGATGATCGCTTCCTATTGATCCCGCCATTCTACGCGACGGGTGGGAACGAAACCCAGGTCGGGCGCAACGTCTTCATCAATCAGAACTGCACACTGTATGACCTCGGTGGAATCACCATAGCCGACGACGTGATGATTGGACCGAACGTGAGCATCATCACGTCAGGCCATCCGCTCGACCCTTCCCAACGCCGGTCCGTTACGGCCAAGCCCATCGTAATTGAGAGGAACGTCTGGATCGCAGCCGGCGCAACGATCATCGGCGGGGTTACCGTCGGCGAGAACTCAGTCGTTGCTGCCGGCTCGGTCGTTACCAAGGACGTGCCCCCGAATACGCTTACGGGAGGTAATCCGGCGCGGGTCATTCGCACGATTAGCGCCTAGTCTGGGCAAGTGCACGCCGGCCGATGGCCGGCGTGCACTATTGATACTCAGCCATTCCAGGCATGCGGCTGCAATCCCGCCTCCAGCGGCGGATTGGTCACGCTGCCGGTGTAGTTCGTGATGGTCGATGCCGCCACGATGGTGATCACCTCGAGCAGCAATTCCTTGCTGAACCCGGCCGCCAGGAACCTCTCGGTGTCTTGCTGGTCGAGCCGCCCGCGCTTCTCGATCAGCGTCCTCGCCAATGTCGAGAGCGCGCCGAGTTGCCCGTTCGCGGGCGAGCGCCCGGCCCGCATCGCCTCGACGTCTTGAGGATCGAGACCGGCCTGCAAGCCGAGCGCGGAATGCAGCGCGACCGCCCAGTTGCTGGCGTTGGTCACCGCGTCGGTGAG
Coding sequences within:
- a CDS encoding GlxA family transcriptional regulator — encoded protein: MTPKPPHSPPNDKRAIEVLAYPAVQLLDVTGPLQVFASANALTAKAGNAEPYDVRVVAKDGPTVEASAGVGIAVHPLPAIGTAVDTLVIPGGDGVNAAASDRILVDWVRKRSGDARRTASVCTGAFLLAASGALDGRRAVTHWGFWEELAARYPEVRVESDPIFVRDGTFWTSAGVTSGIDLALALVEDDLGRATALAVARYLVVFLKRPGGQSQFSEVLSLQTADDRFSALHDWISNHLADDLSLPTLAKQAGMSERSFSRHYADATGLTPARAIERLRVEGARHLLSETRLPIKRIAQRCGFGSEETMRRSFLRLLATTPQDYRARFAG
- a CDS encoding sugar O-acetyltransferase; translated protein: MSHQDGVRIVNRRTPESAAMVAETKRAMAITAKINRLTFDDADEVRALFSELIGKQVDDRFLLIPPFYATGGNETQVGRNVFINQNCTLYDLGGITIADDVMIGPNVSIITSGHPLDPSQRRSVTAKPIVIERNVWIAAGATIIGGVTVGENSVVAAGSVVTKDVPPNTLTGGNPARVIRTISA
- a CDS encoding DJ-1/PfpI family protein; translated protein: MIAHDVQLRIGSLLFEDVDQIDLTGPFEVLSRIPNSTYRIYAKTMEPVRDLKGLRLTPDATLAEAPPLDVLHVPGGFGQEALMEDAEVLGWIRQQAAGACSIFSVCTGALLCGAAGLLKGRRATTHWASFHLLPYFGATPVNERVVVDESYVFAAGVTAGIDGALRLAAELRGDDAARAIQLYMAYAPEPPFDSGTPETAPPEILQQTRQATRTITAQREATARRVAVRLGVVVPEIETTG
- a CDS encoding carboxymuconolactone decarboxylase family protein; amino-acid sequence: MTRFPVHTYDAAPEASKPTLREVEARFGMIPNLAAAMATSPVLIQSFLHIFDKVHGGSFSEQQIQTVLLTDAVTNASNWAVALHSALGLQAGLDPQDVEAMRAGRSPANGQLGALSTLARTLIEKRGRLDQQDTERFLAAGFSKELLLEVITIVAASTITNYTGSVTNPPLEAGLQPHAWNG